The Brachyspira aalborgi genome has a segment encoding these proteins:
- a CDS encoding ankyrin repeat domain-containing protein, whose translation MREIEIELHEAAAHNKASVVKILLKNKNIDINLPNVLGLTPLTHAAKLGHIEIVKILLDAGADINKQDKLFITPLMNASARGHFDIAKLLIERGADVNISNVNCETALHYACSEDYFNIIKLLIENKANVNVKTDISMTPLMYACQKSDFEAVKFLIDNGANLDDEDMYEESVLSYAIASGNIDIVEYIINKGNLKIPRYSLTIAAISGNLSLVHYIHQRLGNKKENVFSSAFVSAAHNGFLDIVRYFFADSKKEAPKAMAMAASAGHKHIVEYLLMNGISPNGVSDEGKTPLIYAIEISNNELIDILINYKADINKADDDYRTPLMYAAFQGKVEIAEKLLDKKADIKAVDSIGRSAMVHAIIMGNIDIIELLRSRGYSLTNKSSNNITPLMWAIIYDNLKSVKYLIQDNIKVLDEKDVNGWNAFMFACAKGYLDIVQYILKLSPNIINKKSNNKETALIIAADNGKANIVQYLLDNGALNQIEDKTVNGFSALYLASEYGHIEVCDILLNYYDEKGREKVYKVAKEKGDKEILKLIQKKSK comes from the coding sequence ATGAGAGAGATAGAAATCGAACTTCATGAAGCGGCTGCTCATAATAAAGCGTCTGTAGTTAAAATATTACTAAAAAATAAAAATATAGATATTAATTTGCCTAATGTATTGGGACTTACTCCTTTAACTCATGCGGCTAAATTAGGGCATATCGAAATAGTAAAAATACTTTTAGACGCGGGAGCGGATATTAATAAACAAGACAAATTATTTATAACTCCTTTAATGAACGCTTCGGCGAGGGGACATTTTGATATAGCGAAATTATTGATTGAAAGAGGAGCGGATGTAAATATAAGCAATGTAAACTGCGAAACGGCTTTGCATTATGCATGTTCGGAAGATTATTTTAATATAATAAAATTGCTTATTGAAAATAAAGCCAATGTAAATGTTAAAACCGATATAAGTATGACGCCTCTTATGTATGCTTGTCAGAAATCCGATTTTGAAGCCGTAAAATTTTTAATAGACAACGGAGCTAATCTTGACGATGAAGATATGTATGAAGAGAGCGTTTTATCTTATGCAATTGCAAGCGGAAATATCGATATAGTGGAATATATAATTAATAAAGGAAATTTGAAAATTCCAAGATATTCTTTAACGATAGCGGCTATAAGCGGCAATTTATCTTTAGTTCATTATATTCATCAAAGATTGGGAAATAAAAAAGAAAATGTTTTTTCAAGCGCTTTTGTTTCTGCAGCTCATAATGGATTTTTAGATATTGTAAGATATTTCTTTGCAGATTCAAAAAAAGAAGCTCCAAAAGCGATGGCAATGGCCGCATCTGCGGGACATAAACATATCGTAGAATATTTATTAATGAACGGTATCTCGCCTAACGGAGTTTCTGACGAAGGCAAAACGCCATTAATTTATGCAATCGAAATTTCAAATAACGAATTAATAGATATTTTAATAAATTATAAAGCCGATATAAATAAAGCGGATGACGATTATAGAACGCCTTTAATGTATGCGGCTTTTCAAGGAAAGGTTGAAATAGCGGAAAAACTTTTAGATAAAAAAGCGGATATTAAAGCGGTGGATAGCATAGGAAGAAGCGCTATGGTTCATGCTATAATAATGGGAAATATCGATATTATAGAATTATTAAGAAGTAGAGGATATTCTTTAACAAATAAAAGTTCAAATAATATAACTCCTTTAATGTGGGCGATTATATACGACAATTTGAAATCGGTTAAATATTTGATTCAGGATAATATAAAAGTTTTGGATGAAAAAGATGTTAACGGATGGAATGCTTTTATGTTTGCATGCGCAAAAGGTTATTTGGATATCGTTCAATATATATTAAAATTATCTCCGAATATTATAAATAAAAAAAGCAATAATAAAGAAACAGCCTTAATTATAGCTGCAGACAATGGCAAAGCTAATATAGTTCAATATTTGCTCGATAACGGCGCTTTAAATCAAATAGAAGACAAAACCGTAAACGGATTTAGCGCTTTATATTTGGCTTCGGAATACGGACATATAGAAGTTTGCGATATATTATTAAACTATTATGATGAAAAAGGGCGTGAAAAAGTATATAAAGTTGCAAAAGAAAAAGGCGATAAAGAAATACTTAAATTGATTCAAAAGAAATCAAAATAG